Proteins from a genomic interval of Zingiber officinale cultivar Zhangliang chromosome 1B, Zo_v1.1, whole genome shotgun sequence:
- the LOC121981855 gene encoding cytochrome P450 93A3-like, protein METIDPMRFSAVPVVLLVLSFLFLRSLRRRRTLHLPPSPMSLPIIGHLHLLAPIPHQALHKLSQRQRLGDIFSLRLGSVPCAVVSTASAAREVLRTQEFAFANRPMSKAADCLTYGASGIAFAPYGPSWKFMKKLCISELLGGRTLDLLLHIRRDELVALVRTLYDRSKEGTTTVDMGGELVRLTNNVICQMTMSRRCSGLEGASEGVRKLVAEVAELLGKFNLADYIGICKDWDLQGLDKKMEDVHRRFDSMVERILTEKEASRRKQGSGIEDLLDILIDISEDASAEVRLSRQDIKAFVLDMFVGGTDTSAITMEWALAELINHPNILNKARDEIEAVVGKKRLVAESDLPNLPYLQAIVKETLRLHPTVPMIIRRSNRDGKIKGYDVPANTTVFVNMWAIGKDPKQWSEPLEFRPERFTEEGGHTVDVRGQHFELIPFGSGRRICPGMSLALQLVHSALGAMIQCFDWEVEGGGTVDMAEGLGLTLPKAKPLICTPVPRLNPPPLD, encoded by the coding sequence ATGGAAACGATAGATCCGATGCGGTTCTCTGCTGTTCCCGTCGTCTTGCTCGTCCTCTCTTTCTTATTCCTCAGATCCCTTCGCCGGCGGCGAACTCTTCATCTGCCTCCGAGCCCAATGAGCCTGCCCATAATcggccacctccacctcctcgcgCCGATCCCCCACCAAGCCCTTCACAAGCTCTCCCAGCGCCAGCGTCTAGGTGACATTTTCAGCCTCCGCCTAGGATCCGTCCCCTGTGCGGTGGTTTCCACTGCCTCCGCTGCCAGAGAGGTCCTGAGGACGCAGGAGTTTGCCTTCGCCAACCGTCCTATGTCCAAAGCCGCGGACTGCCTCACCTACGGCGCCTCAGGTATAGCCTTCGCGCCCTACGGACCGTCCTGGAAGTTTATGAAAAAACTCTGCATATCAGAGCTCCTCGGAGGTCGGACGCTTGACCTGCTCCTCCACATCCGACGCGACGAGTTGGTCGCTCTCGTGCGAACCTTGTACGACAGGTCCAAGGAAGGAACAACCACCGTCGACATGGGCGGCGAGTTGGTAAGACTCACCAACAATGTGATCTGCCAGATGACGATGAGCCGTCGGTGCTCTGGGTTGGAGGGAGCGTCGGAGGGGGTCAGGAAGCTAGTGGCGGAGGTGGCTGAGCTGCTCGGCAAGTTCAATCTGGCAGATTATATTGGGATCTGCAAGGATTGGGACTTGCAGGGTTTAGATAAGAAGATGGAGGACGTCCACCGGAGGTTCGATAGCATGGTGGAGAGGATCTTGACGGAGAAGGAGGCGTCCAGGAGAAAACAAGGAAGCGGAATCGAGGATTTGCTGGATATTTTAATCGATATTTCAGAGGATGCCAGTGCAGAAGTGAGGTTGAGTAGACAAGACATCAAAGCCTTCGTGTTAGATATGTTCGTCGGCGGCACCGACACCTCAGCCATCACCATGGAATGGGCGCTGGCAGAGCTCATCAACCACCCGAACATCCTGAACAAAGCACGAGACGAGATCGAAGCGGTGGTCGGCAAGAAAAGGCTGGTGGCGGAGTCCGACTTACCCAATCTTCCTTACCTGCAGGCCATTGTCAAGGAGACTCTGAGGCTGCATCCCACCGTCCCGATGATCATACGACGATCGAACAGGGACGGCAAGATCAAAGGCTATGACGTTCCGGCGAACACGACGGTCTTTGTCAACATGTGGGCCATCGGGAAGGACCCGAAGCAATGGTCGGAGCCACTAGAGTTCCGGCCGGAGAGGTTCACGGAGGAGGGCGGGCATACTGTGGATGTCCGGGGGCAGCACTTTGAGCTAATACCGTTCGGCAGTGGCCGGAGAATTTGTCCAGGGATGTCCCTGGCGCTGCAACTGGTACATTCTGCGCTTGGGGCGATGATACAGTGCTTCGATTGGGAGGTGGAGGGTGGAGGGACGGTGGACATGGCGGAAGGTCTAGGCCTAACGCTTCCCAAGGCCAAACCGCTGATCTGCACGCCGGTGCCGCGGTTGAACCCACCGCCGTTGGATTAG